From the genome of Winogradskyella forsetii, one region includes:
- the surE gene encoding 5'/3'-nucleotidase SurE: MSTRPLILVTNDDGITAPGLRTLISVMNTIGDVVVVAPDSPQSAMGHAITINSTLHMEKVTIDGEQPEYSCSGTPADCVKLAVNEILERRPDICVSGINHGSNSSINVIYSGTMSAALEAGIEGIPAIGFSLLDYNWNANFEHCKSFVATITKQVLEHGLPEGVVLNVNLPNLKKKDIKGIKVCRQARANWKEEFDKRTNPMGRDYFWLTGKFVNMDDGEDTDEWALEHGYVSVVPVHFDLTAHHTIQQLNTWKLNG, from the coding sequence ATGTCCACACGACCGTTAATTTTAGTCACTAATGATGATGGCATCACAGCACCAGGCCTCAGAACCTTAATTTCCGTAATGAATACCATTGGAGATGTGGTTGTGGTTGCACCAGACAGTCCGCAAAGTGCCATGGGACACGCCATAACCATCAATTCCACTTTACACATGGAAAAAGTGACCATTGACGGTGAACAACCTGAATATAGTTGTTCTGGAACTCCTGCAGATTGTGTGAAACTTGCCGTTAATGAAATTTTAGAAAGACGACCAGATATTTGCGTTTCTGGTATTAACCATGGCTCTAACTCTTCCATAAATGTTATTTATTCTGGCACCATGAGTGCAGCACTAGAAGCTGGTATTGAAGGGATTCCAGCCATTGGTTTTTCCCTTTTAGACTATAATTGGAATGCCAATTTTGAGCACTGCAAATCTTTTGTTGCCACCATTACAAAACAAGTTTTAGAACACGGGTTGCCTGAAGGTGTTGTGTTGAATGTCAATCTTCCTAATCTTAAGAAAAAAGATATAAAAGGAATTAAAGTTTGTAGACAAGCACGAGCAAATTGGAAAGAAGAATTTGACAAACGCACCAATCCAATGGGTCGTGATTATTTTTGGCTAACCGGCAAGTTTGTTAATATGGATGACGGCGAGGACACGGACGAATGGGCTTTGGAGCATGGGTATGTCTCCGTCGTTCCAGTACATTTCGATTTGACCGCTCACCATACCATCCAGCAATTAAATACTTGGAAATTGAATGGTTGA
- a CDS encoding carboxy terminal-processing peptidase: MKGNYKFLLLALLIAFASCSFTSKKFEDPDKDKLLIQLITYLLDQGHFDPKDINDDFSSHVFDTYLDNIDPFKRYFYASDIKEFEAYKNNIDDQIKAYDVSFFNLTHDRLLQRIAESKTIYSDILEKPFDFSKEEDYNADYEKLTYVTNKQEMKERWRQQLKFSTIANYDDAIAQQFSEKEDAEKSNTIEKKSKKKIESEARLMTKKSLDELYDYIDDRRREDWFSVYINAIVEEFDPHTFYFAPEDKERFDRDISGKFEGIGARLQKKVDGIVVNEIISGGPAWRADELEVGDQILKVKQEDEDEPINVVGMRLDDAIKFIKGPKGTVVTLTLKKVDGTIQDISIKRDVVELEETYAKSSIVEKDGKTFGIINLPKFYISFEDYNERNAASDIKQEILRLKEEGVEGLVMDLRNNGGGSLQTVVDIAGLFIEEGPVVQVKTTGEAKEVLSDRDKSIVWDGPLVILVNELSASASEILAAAMQDYKRGIVIGSKQTYGKGTVQTVMDLNRMVRNNTQGDMGALKFTTQKFYRIDGGSTQLEGVKSDVVVPDRYSYINIGEKDQENPLPWDKIDAADYEVWENYFDYDTTISKSKARMAANEQLKLIDANAQWVKKIRDRETYSLNYEDYKKEMEINEEEAKRFSKLSEYQTDLTFTSLPYEIKLMDKDSVLMEKRNRWHKALAKDVYVEEAINVLHDLKMTYAIKNKVANSDSVKN, from the coding sequence ATGAAAGGGAATTATAAGTTTTTACTGCTGGCATTGTTAATTGCCTTTGCCTCATGTAGTTTTACAAGCAAAAAATTTGAAGATCCAGATAAAGATAAATTGCTCATACAGCTTATAACTTATCTGTTAGATCAAGGTCATTTTGATCCCAAAGATATTAATGATGATTTTTCATCACATGTTTTTGATACTTATTTGGATAATATAGATCCGTTTAAGCGCTATTTTTATGCATCGGACATTAAGGAATTCGAAGCATACAAAAATAATATTGACGATCAGATCAAGGCCTACGATGTGTCATTTTTTAATCTCACGCATGATCGTCTATTGCAACGAATTGCAGAATCAAAGACTATTTATTCTGATATTTTAGAAAAACCTTTCGATTTTTCTAAGGAAGAGGACTATAATGCGGACTATGAAAAATTAACTTATGTAACTAATAAGCAAGAAATGAAAGAGCGTTGGAGACAGCAACTTAAGTTTTCTACCATTGCTAATTATGATGATGCCATAGCGCAACAATTTTCAGAAAAAGAAGACGCTGAAAAGTCAAATACCATTGAAAAAAAATCAAAGAAAAAGATAGAATCTGAAGCAAGGCTAATGACCAAAAAGTCATTGGATGAGCTTTACGATTATATTGATGATAGAAGACGCGAAGATTGGTTTTCAGTTTATATAAATGCTATTGTGGAAGAATTCGATCCACATACATTTTATTTTGCACCAGAGGATAAGGAACGATTTGATAGAGATATCTCTGGTAAATTTGAAGGAATAGGTGCACGTTTGCAAAAAAAGGTCGACGGTATAGTCGTCAATGAAATTATTAGTGGAGGACCAGCTTGGAGAGCTGATGAATTAGAAGTTGGTGATCAAATATTAAAGGTGAAACAAGAAGATGAAGATGAACCTATTAATGTAGTAGGTATGCGATTGGATGATGCTATTAAATTTATAAAAGGACCAAAAGGAACTGTTGTCACGTTAACACTAAAGAAAGTAGATGGTACCATTCAGGATATATCTATTAAACGCGATGTTGTAGAATTGGAAGAAACTTACGCAAAATCGTCAATTGTAGAAAAAGATGGGAAAACTTTTGGTATTATTAATCTGCCAAAGTTTTACATCAGTTTTGAGGATTATAATGAGCGAAATGCCGCTTCAGATATCAAACAGGAAATCTTAAGATTAAAGGAGGAAGGTGTCGAAGGTCTTGTGATGGATTTAAGAAATAACGGAGGAGGTTCGCTACAGACTGTTGTTGACATTGCTGGTTTGTTTATTGAAGAAGGGCCTGTGGTACAGGTAAAAACTACTGGTGAAGCAAAAGAAGTCCTTAGTGATAGAGACAAATCTATAGTTTGGGATGGGCCTTTAGTTATTTTGGTTAATGAACTATCGGCTTCTGCTTCGGAGATTTTAGCTGCTGCAATGCAAGATTATAAACGCGGTATCGTCATTGGTAGTAAGCAAACTTACGGCAAAGGAACTGTACAAACGGTTATGGATTTAAACCGAATGGTTAGAAACAATACCCAAGGTGACATGGGTGCTTTAAAATTCACCACCCAAAAATTTTATAGAATAGATGGTGGCTCAACGCAATTAGAAGGCGTAAAGAGTGACGTGGTTGTACCAGATCGTTATAGCTATATTAATATAGGAGAAAAAGATCAAGAAAATCCATTGCCATGGGATAAAATTGATGCAGCCGATTATGAGGTTTGGGAAAATTATTTTGATTACGATACTACCATTAGTAAGAGTAAAGCGCGTATGGCTGCGAATGAGCAATTAAAGCTTATCGATGCGAATGCACAATGGGTTAAGAAAATTAGAGATCGCGAAACGTATTCATTGAACTATGAGGATTACAAGAAGGAGATGGAGATTAATGAAGAAGAAGCTAAGCGATTTTCAAAGCTTTCTGAATATCAAACAGATTTAACATTCACTTCTCTGCCTTATGAAATAAAATTAATGGATAAAGATTCAGTTTTAATGGAAAAGCGCAACCGTTGGCACAAGGCTTTAGCCAAAGATGTTTATGTCGAAGAAGCTATAAATGTGCTTCACGATTTAAAGATGACCTATGCTATAAAAAACAAGGTTGCTAATTCTGATTCTGTGAAGAATTAA
- a CDS encoding ABC transporter permease, which translates to MSSLSNLALQKFKKNFWGVFSLAIIASIGLVSIFAYLFAPDASKNANQMHLAIHSKLPGFEVQMLTIPSGIESEQNFFSKLFFGKNNTDTEIPIQSFEIKNEVLHYVEYASDGLEGLEKQIDISRFPNSNYKAYIDSRSFVFGTDKYGRDYLSRILIGSRISFFIGFVAVFISLIVGLLMGSLAGYYGGKVDAFIMWIINITWSIPTLLLVIAITLALGKGFWQVFIAVGLTMWVEVARVVRGQIISAKEMQYVTAARALGYNDYRIITKHILPNIFGPLIVISAANFAAAILIESGLSFLGIGAQPPMASWGAMIKDHYNYIILGKPYLALIPGICIMLLVMAFMLVGNALRDALDVKT; encoded by the coding sequence ATGAGTTCATTATCAAATTTAGCGCTTCAAAAGTTTAAAAAGAACTTTTGGGGCGTTTTTAGTTTGGCCATTATTGCCAGTATTGGATTGGTGTCCATTTTCGCTTACCTGTTTGCGCCAGATGCTTCAAAGAATGCCAATCAGATGCATTTGGCCATTCATTCTAAATTGCCAGGTTTTGAGGTTCAAATGCTAACCATTCCATCGGGAATTGAATCGGAGCAAAACTTTTTCTCAAAATTATTCTTCGGAAAAAATAATACCGATACTGAAATTCCTATTCAGTCTTTCGAGATTAAAAATGAGGTTTTACATTATGTGGAATATGCTTCTGATGGATTAGAAGGTCTTGAAAAACAAATAGATATTTCAAGATTCCCGAATTCAAATTATAAGGCATACATCGATAGCAGAAGCTTTGTCTTTGGAACAGATAAATACGGACGGGATTATCTAAGCCGAATTTTAATTGGCTCACGCATTTCGTTTTTCATCGGTTTTGTGGCGGTTTTTATTTCATTGATTGTTGGACTTTTAATGGGCAGTTTAGCAGGTTATTATGGAGGAAAAGTAGATGCATTTATCATGTGGATTATCAATATCACATGGTCCATTCCTACATTATTATTGGTCATTGCTATAACTTTAGCTTTAGGAAAAGGCTTTTGGCAAGTGTTTATTGCTGTAGGTTTAACCATGTGGGTAGAAGTTGCAAGAGTGGTGCGTGGACAGATTATTAGCGCCAAAGAAATGCAATATGTCACAGCGGCAAGAGCTTTGGGTTATAACGATTATCGGATTATCACAAAACATATCTTACCCAATATTTTTGGGCCTTTAATAGTCATATCTGCGGCTAATTTTGCTGCTGCCATTTTAATAGAAAGCGGACTGAGTTTTTTAGGCATTGGTGCACAGCCACCGATGGCAAGTTGGGGAGCGATGATAAAAGACCATTACAATTATATTATTCTAGGGAAACCGTATCTGGCGCTAATTCCAGGTATTTGTATTATGCTATTGGTGATGGCTTTTATGTTGGTTGGGAATGCCTTGCGTGATGCTCTGGATGTGAAGACTTAA
- the yihA gene encoding ribosome biogenesis GTP-binding protein YihA/YsxC: MGKIKSAEFVVSNSEVAKCPKDNLPEYAFIGRSNVGKSSLINMLTDRKSLAKTSGRPGKTQLINHFIINNNWYLVDLPGYGYARVSKSSKKKFQKFITNYFEQRQQLLSAFVLVDIRHKPQPIDLEFMQYLGESGIPFAIIFTKADKLKPKAIERHVEAYCEVLLKTWEELPPYFVTSSSKGIGQEDVLGFIQATNDEIEQLKSKTN; encoded by the coding sequence ATGGGAAAAATAAAATCAGCTGAATTTGTAGTTAGTAATTCTGAAGTGGCCAAATGCCCTAAGGATAATTTACCTGAATACGCTTTTATTGGTCGAAGTAATGTGGGAAAATCGTCATTGATTAACATGCTTACCGACAGAAAAAGTTTAGCTAAAACCTCTGGACGGCCTGGAAAAACGCAGTTAATCAATCATTTTATCATAAATAATAATTGGTACTTGGTAGATTTGCCTGGATATGGCTATGCGCGTGTTTCAAAATCTTCTAAAAAGAAATTCCAGAAATTTATTACCAATTATTTTGAACAGCGACAGCAACTGCTTTCTGCTTTTGTGCTTGTAGATATAAGGCACAAACCGCAACCTATTGATTTAGAGTTTATGCAGTACTTGGGGGAAAGTGGTATTCCGTTTGCGATTATTTTTACCAAAGCCGATAAATTGAAACCTAAAGCTATTGAACGCCATGTGGAAGCGTACTGCGAAGTGTTACTAAAAACCTGGGAAGAGTTACCTCCTTATTTTGTGACCTCATCTTCTAAAGGCATTGGGCAGGAAGACGTTTTAGGGTTTATTCAGGCTACTAATGATGAGATTGAGCAGTTGAAATCGAAAACCAATTAA
- a CDS encoding alpha/beta fold hydrolase, whose amino-acid sequence MAHLLKKEKEFRYIEEGEGTPIIVLHGLMGGLSNFDAVTKHFGAKGYKVIIPELPIYTMSLLKTNVKSFAKYLKDFIEFKGLDEVIILGNSLGGHIGLYYTKLHPKKVKALIITGSSGLYESAMGGGYTKRGDYEVIKKKAQDVFYDPKVATKEIVDEVYETVNDRNKLVKTLAIAKSAIRHNMAKDLPKMDTPICIIWGKNDSVTPPEVAEEFHDLLPDSELYWIDKCGHAAMMEHPDEFNDILSGWLDKRGF is encoded by the coding sequence ATGGCACACCTTTTAAAAAAAGAAAAGGAATTTAGATATATTGAAGAAGGCGAAGGCACACCAATTATTGTGTTGCATGGCTTGATGGGCGGACTTAGTAATTTTGATGCCGTAACTAAACATTTTGGCGCAAAGGGCTATAAAGTGATTATTCCTGAATTGCCTATTTATACGATGTCCTTATTGAAAACCAATGTCAAAAGCTTCGCTAAATACCTAAAAGATTTCATTGAATTTAAAGGACTAGACGAGGTAATTATCTTAGGAAATTCCCTTGGAGGACACATTGGCTTATATTATACAAAACTTCATCCTAAAAAAGTTAAAGCGTTGATTATTACGGGTAGCTCCGGACTTTACGAAAGTGCCATGGGTGGCGGTTATACCAAACGAGGCGATTATGAGGTTATAAAAAAGAAAGCTCAAGATGTCTTTTATGACCCAAAAGTTGCGACCAAAGAAATTGTGGATGAAGTTTACGAAACCGTTAACGACCGCAACAAACTTGTAAAAACTTTAGCGATTGCCAAAAGTGCCATAAGACACAATATGGCAAAGGATTTGCCAAAAATGGACACTCCAATTTGTATTATTTGGGGAAAAAATGATAGCGTGACACCTCCTGAAGTTGCAGAGGAATTTCATGATTTATTACCAGATTCTGAATTGTATTGGATTGACAAATGCGGTCATGCCGCAATGATGGAACATCCTGATGAATTTAATGATATTTTGAGTGGGTGGCTTGATAAGCGTGGGTTTTAA
- the mraZ gene encoding division/cell wall cluster transcriptional repressor MraZ, whose amino-acid sequence MNSFIGTYECKADAKGRLMIPAVLKKQLSSALQDGFVLKRAVFQPCLELYPMSEWNQMMEKINKLNRFKKKNNDFIRRFTAGVKMVEVDSTGRLLIPKDLISFSGISKAVVLASAVNILEIWDKDKYEQAIDDAASDFADLAEEVMGQEDDDNGLS is encoded by the coding sequence TTGAATTCATTTATAGGAACATACGAATGTAAAGCGGATGCCAAAGGAAGGTTAATGATACCTGCTGTGCTCAAAAAGCAGCTGTCATCAGCTTTACAGGATGGTTTTGTTTTGAAGCGTGCTGTTTTTCAACCGTGTTTGGAGTTGTATCCTATGTCCGAATGGAACCAAATGATGGAGAAGATTAACAAACTCAATCGTTTTAAGAAAAAGAACAATGATTTTATCAGACGCTTTACGGCAGGAGTTAAAATGGTTGAAGTAGACAGTACTGGACGATTATTGATTCCGAAGGATTTAATCAGTTTTTCTGGTATAAGCAAAGCAGTGGTTTTGGCTTCTGCAGTGAATATTCTTGAAATATGGGATAAGGATAAATACGAACAGGCTATTGATGATGCGGCTTCAGATTTTGCGGATTTGGCCGAAGAGGTAATGGGACAAGAGGATGACGACAATGGATTATCATAA
- the rsmH gene encoding 16S rRNA (cytosine(1402)-N(4))-methyltransferase RsmH: protein MDYHNAVLLKETVDGLAIKPDGVYVDVTFGGGGHSREILSRLGPDGTLYAFDQDKDALANSIDDERFILINENFRFVKRFLRFYGVKEVDGVLADFGVSSHQFDVAERGFSTRFEADLDMRMDQDSKLSAFEVVNKYDEEQLRAVLFQYGELRQAPAMARVIVEARKDGEIKTSEQLKAVLKKFLNHQKENKVLAQIYQAIRIEVNQEIEVLKELLLQMPEILKEDGRLSFISYHSLEDRLVKRFIRNGLFEGEPVRDVFGNFEVPLKKVGGLIVPSIEEIKANNRARSAKLRIAKKA from the coding sequence ATGGATTATCATAATGCAGTTTTACTGAAGGAAACGGTTGATGGTTTAGCAATTAAACCAGATGGTGTTTATGTCGATGTCACTTTTGGAGGTGGCGGACACAGTCGTGAAATTTTATCGCGATTAGGACCAGATGGAACGTTATACGCTTTCGACCAAGATAAGGATGCTTTGGCAAATTCTATTGACGATGAGCGATTTATACTCATCAACGAGAATTTCAGGTTCGTAAAACGATTTTTAAGGTTTTATGGTGTAAAGGAAGTGGATGGTGTCTTAGCGGATTTCGGAGTGTCATCGCATCAATTCGATGTTGCGGAACGTGGTTTTTCCACGCGTTTTGAAGCCGATTTAGATATGCGGATGGACCAAGATAGTAAGCTGTCGGCTTTTGAAGTGGTGAATAAGTATGACGAAGAGCAGCTTAGAGCGGTTCTATTTCAATATGGCGAATTAAGACAAGCGCCAGCAATGGCAAGAGTAATTGTTGAAGCAAGAAAGGATGGCGAAATTAAAACGAGCGAACAATTAAAAGCAGTTTTAAAGAAATTTTTGAACCATCAAAAAGAGAACAAAGTGTTGGCACAAATATATCAAGCCATCCGAATTGAGGTCAATCAAGAAATTGAAGTTTTAAAAGAATTACTACTTCAAATGCCAGAGATTCTAAAGGAGGACGGTCGCTTAAGTTTCATCTCATACCATTCGTTGGAAGATAGATTGGTGAAGCGTTTCATAAGAAACGGGTTGTTTGAAGGGGAACCAGTACGCGATGTGTTTGGCAACTTTGAAGTGCCTTTAAAAAAAGTCGGTGGATTAATAGTGCCCTCAATAGAAGAAATAAAAGCTAATAACAGAGCTCGAAGTGCAAAACTTCGAATTGCTAAAAAAGCCTGA
- a CDS encoding FtsL-like putative cell division protein, with product MKNNIYHILRGKFLISDDSFKNWRIIILISVLAIIMIASSHKADQKVYEIAKLTNEVKELRSAFVDKRGQLMQLKKESFVEAEMKEKGIGISLNPPTKIIVKTQQQDQ from the coding sequence ATGAAAAATAACATATACCACATATTAAGAGGTAAGTTCCTAATCAGCGATGATTCGTTCAAAAATTGGCGCATCATCATTTTGATTTCGGTTCTGGCGATCATCATGATAGCGAGTTCGCATAAAGCAGACCAAAAAGTCTATGAAATTGCAAAACTGACCAATGAAGTAAAGGAATTGCGCTCAGCATTTGTAGATAAAAGAGGACAGCTGATGCAACTTAAAAAAGAGTCTTTTGTAGAGGCGGAAATGAAAGAAAAAGGAATTGGGATTTCCTTAAACCCACCAACAAAAATAATAGTAAAAACACAGCAACAAGATCAGTAG
- a CDS encoding penicillin-binding protein, with translation MAITEKNILKRLYFVAGCLFVFAIAVVFKLVDIQFVQGDAYRALAEKSTTRDFPIPANRGNVYSADGSLLATSIPKYDIRIDAIQAKDATFEKYINALADSLHVYKGKPVSYYKNVIRKARKNKNRYFLLARNISYSDYIRMRNFPLLNLGAIKGGLIVEQTTRREHPMGGIAERTIGYERQDEDGNYTRPGIDGAFGVKYLQGKNGKRRKQKIGNGQWKPIADFDQVEPKDGYDVYTTIDVNIQDIAHHSLLRQLELYEADHGCVVVMDVKTGEIKAISNLGRNKKGNYYERLNYAVGESHEPGSTFKVMAMMAALEDKVIDTATVVDTKKGRKKFYGRYITDSGNGYGEISAARALEVSSNIGMATIIDDHYAKQPEKFLNRLSSWRLDKPLGVAIIGEGKPDIPKPGASNWSRNALPSMAYGYNLEMTPLQTLAFYNAIANDGELIKPRFLKSVKSFDKNIEVFEKEVLVEKLCSNKTLAEIQDILKNVVIRGTGERMYSETFSMAGKTGTARTDYADLEKWYKDKKYVSSFAGYFPADNPKYSCIVVIHEPSTKVGYYGADVSGPVFKRIAQKIYTDTPIIDAIKTLDFQNKLVEEDFESYFENARKYKELMPSVVGMPAMDAIALLENLQVDVKVKLTGSGIIKKQSVEKHQKLQTNQTIILEAS, from the coding sequence TTGGCAATAACAGAAAAAAACATATTAAAAAGATTATACTTCGTAGCTGGCTGCTTGTTTGTGTTTGCCATCGCTGTGGTGTTTAAGCTGGTTGATATTCAGTTTGTTCAAGGTGATGCATACCGAGCACTAGCGGAAAAAAGTACCACTAGGGATTTTCCTATTCCTGCAAATCGTGGTAATGTGTATTCTGCTGATGGTAGTTTGTTGGCGACTTCGATTCCTAAATATGATATTAGAATTGATGCCATCCAAGCAAAGGATGCCACTTTCGAAAAATATATTAATGCGCTAGCGGATTCACTTCATGTCTATAAAGGGAAACCGGTTTCTTATTACAAAAATGTGATTCGAAAAGCCAGAAAAAATAAAAACAGATATTTTCTATTAGCACGAAATATCAGCTATTCCGATTATATCCGAATGCGAAATTTCCCTTTGCTTAACCTTGGGGCTATTAAAGGCGGTTTAATTGTAGAGCAAACCACGCGACGTGAACATCCAATGGGTGGGATAGCAGAACGAACAATTGGATATGAGCGGCAAGATGAAGATGGGAATTATACAAGACCTGGCATTGATGGTGCATTTGGCGTCAAATATTTACAAGGCAAAAATGGCAAACGCCGTAAACAGAAAATTGGTAATGGTCAATGGAAACCCATAGCAGATTTCGACCAAGTAGAACCGAAAGATGGTTATGATGTTTACACCACTATCGATGTGAATATTCAAGATATAGCACATCATTCATTATTAAGACAATTAGAACTTTACGAAGCTGATCATGGCTGCGTGGTGGTTATGGATGTGAAAACAGGAGAGATAAAAGCCATTTCTAACTTAGGAAGAAACAAAAAAGGCAACTATTATGAACGGTTGAATTACGCTGTTGGCGAAAGTCATGAGCCAGGCTCAACATTTAAGGTAATGGCCATGATGGCAGCTTTGGAAGATAAGGTCATTGATACAGCAACTGTTGTTGATACCAAAAAGGGACGAAAGAAATTTTATGGTCGGTACATTACTGATTCTGGTAATGGTTATGGCGAAATCTCAGCGGCAAGAGCTTTAGAGGTGTCTTCAAATATTGGTATGGCAACTATTATTGACGATCATTATGCTAAACAGCCCGAAAAATTCTTAAACCGTTTGAGTTCATGGCGACTCGATAAACCTTTGGGTGTTGCTATTATTGGCGAAGGAAAACCAGATATCCCGAAGCCTGGTGCTTCCAATTGGAGTAGAAATGCTTTGCCGTCCATGGCTTATGGCTACAATCTGGAAATGACACCATTACAGACCTTGGCGTTTTACAATGCCATTGCAAATGATGGCGAATTGATAAAACCACGTTTTCTTAAATCCGTAAAGTCATTCGACAAGAATATTGAAGTGTTTGAAAAAGAAGTGCTTGTTGAAAAATTATGCTCTAACAAAACCTTAGCCGAAATTCAAGATATATTAAAGAACGTCGTTATTCGTGGTACTGGAGAGCGCATGTATTCTGAAACCTTTTCTATGGCTGGTAAAACAGGCACAGCAAGAACGGACTATGCTGACCTTGAAAAATGGTATAAAGATAAAAAGTATGTGTCGTCCTTCGCTGGTTATTTTCCTGCTGATAATCCGAAATATTCTTGCATCGTCGTTATCCATGAACCTAGTACAAAAGTTGGCTACTACGGAGCCGATGTTTCTGGTCCAGTTTTCAAAAGAATTGCACAAAAAATATATACTGATACACCAATTATCGATGCGATTAAAACACTCGATTTTCAAAATAAGTTAGTTGAAGAAGATTTCGAAAGCTATTTCGAAAATGCCCGAAAATACAAGGAATTAATGCCAAGTGTAGTTGGCATGCCAGCAATGGATGCGATTGCGTTGTTAGAAAACTTACAAGTTGATGTTAAGGTCAAATTAACAGGAAGTGGTATCATCAAAAAACAATCTGTAGAGAAGCATCAAAAATTACAAACCAATCAAACCATCATATTAGAAGCATCATGA
- a CDS encoding UDP-N-acetylmuramoyl-L-alanyl-D-glutamate--2,6-diaminopimelate ligase, which yields MMVLKDILYKVTINAVVGSTSITVGKIEFDSRQIQTNDVFVAISGTLTDGHKFIEKAIKDGATAIICETLPENLQDNITYIEVASSNQALAFMANNFYGQPSENLKLVGVTGTNGKTTVSSLLYQLFKKAGYKVGLLSTVKIMVDNTTYKATHTTPDSLTINKYLQMMNDEGVEFCFMEVSSHGIHQSRTEGLRFEGGIFTNLSHDHLDYHATFAEYRDVKKKFFDQLPKDAFALSNIDDKNGLVMFQNTQAKKYTYALKNYADYRAQILENEFSGLLLKLNDNELWTRLIGSFNAYNILAIYGTAELLGLDKVEILRLISELENVAGRFQYFISEEKITAIVDYAHTPDALKNVLETINDIRTKNEKLITVVGCGGNRDKTKRPKMAHIASALSTKVIFTSDNPRNEVPETIIEDMEKGVEPQNFKKTLSITDRKQAIKTACQMAGPKDIILIAGKGHENYQEIKGERFDFDDYKIVQEYLKQLQK from the coding sequence ATGATGGTATTGAAAGACATATTGTATAAGGTTACCATTAATGCAGTCGTTGGCAGCACTAGCATTACTGTGGGTAAAATTGAATTCGATTCGCGTCAAATTCAAACTAATGATGTTTTTGTAGCGATTTCGGGAACGCTAACAGATGGTCATAAATTTATAGAAAAAGCCATAAAAGATGGCGCAACTGCGATTATCTGTGAAACACTTCCTGAAAACCTTCAGGATAATATCACGTATATAGAAGTGGCGAGTTCTAATCAGGCATTGGCTTTTATGGCCAATAATTTTTATGGTCAGCCGTCTGAAAATTTAAAACTAGTTGGCGTTACAGGAACAAATGGTAAGACAACGGTTTCCAGTTTGCTGTATCAGTTATTTAAAAAAGCAGGTTATAAAGTCGGACTCTTATCTACCGTAAAAATAATGGTAGATAATACCACTTACAAAGCCACACATACCACACCAGATTCGTTAACCATCAATAAATATTTACAAATGATGAATGATGAAGGTGTCGAGTTTTGCTTTATGGAAGTGAGTTCACACGGCATTCATCAAAGTAGAACAGAAGGTTTAAGGTTTGAAGGCGGTATTTTCACCAATCTATCTCATGACCATTTAGATTATCACGCCACATTCGCAGAATACAGGGATGTTAAGAAAAAGTTCTTTGACCAGCTACCAAAAGACGCGTTTGCATTATCTAACATTGATGATAAAAATGGTTTGGTCATGTTTCAAAATACTCAAGCCAAGAAATACACTTACGCTCTAAAAAACTATGCCGATTATAGAGCTCAGATTTTAGAAAATGAATTCAGCGGTTTGTTATTAAAGTTGAATGACAATGAATTGTGGACACGATTAATAGGGAGTTTTAATGCTTACAATATACTTGCTATTTACGGAACAGCCGAGTTATTAGGTTTGGACAAAGTTGAAATTTTAAGACTCATTAGTGAGCTTGAAAATGTAGCGGGACGCTTTCAGTATTTTATTTCGGAAGAAAAAATCACAGCGATTGTTGATTATGCACATACTCCAGATGCCTTAAAAAATGTCTTGGAAACCATAAACGATATTAGAACGAAAAACGAAAAACTTATTACGGTTGTGGGTTGTGGCGGAAACAGAGACAAAACGAAACGACCAAAAATGGCACATATCGCTTCAGCATTAAGTACAAAGGTGATTTTTACAAGCGACAATCCAAGAAACGAAGTGCCTGAAACCATTATTGAAGACATGGAAAAGGGGGTTGAGCCTCAAAATTTCAAAAAAACATTGTCCATAACCGATAGAAAGCAAGCTATTAAAACCGCTTGTCAAATGGCTGGGCCGAAGGATATTATTCTAATTGCAGGAAAAGGACACGAAAATTACCAAGAAATTAAAGGCGAACGCTTTGATTTTGATGATTATAAAATCGTTCAAGAATATTTAAAACAATTGCAGAAGTAG